A window of Mangifera indica cultivar Alphonso chromosome 11, CATAS_Mindica_2.1, whole genome shotgun sequence contains these coding sequences:
- the LOC123228964 gene encoding homeobox protein knotted-1-like 2 isoform X2 codes for MPISSSIHLQSGNCFQSEAHPIVKTEASSSQLGPKFHYPPMRGHQSQEGSESFNEAEAIKAKIIAHPQYSNLLEAFMDCQKVGAPPEVVARLSAARQEFESRQRSSSSSSRDTSKDPELDQFMEAYYDMLVKYREELTRPIQEAMDFIRRIETQLNVLSNGSVRIFNADEKCEGVGSSEDDQDNSGGETELPEIDPRAEDRELKSHLLRKYSGYLSSLKQELSKKKKKGKLPKEARQKLLSWWELHYKWPYPSETEKVALAESTGLDQKQINNWFINQRKRHWKPSEDMQFMVMDGLHPQNAALYMDGHYMGDGPYRLGP; via the exons ATGCCTATTAGCAGCAGTATTCATCTTCAATCAGGTAATTGTTTTCAATCTGAAGCACACCCGATCGTCAAAACTGAAGCCAGCAGTTCGCAGCTCGGTCCAAAATTTCACTACCCTCCTATGAGGGGCCATCAATCACAAGAAGGAAGTGAGAGCTTCAACGAAGCTGAAGCTATTAAAGCCAAAATAATAGCCCATCCTCAGTACTCCAACCTTTTGGAAGCTTTCATGGATTGCCAAAAG GTGGGAGCTCCGCCTGAAGTAGTGGCTCGACTATCTGCTGCTAGACAGGAGTTTGAGTCAAGGCAgagatcatcatcatcatcttctcgAGACACTTCCAAAGACCCCGAACTCGATCAGTTTATG GAAGCTTATTACGACATGCTGGTGAAATATCGGGAAGAGCTAACAAGGCCAATACAGGAGGCCATGGATTTCATACGCAGAATTGAAACTCAGCTTAATGTGCTCAGCAATGGCTCGGTGCGGATCTTCAACGCGG ATGAGAAGTGTGAGGGTGTTGGTTCATCAGAGGATGATCAAGACAATAGTGGCGGGGAAACAGAACTTCCAGAAATTGATCCGCGAGCTGAAGACCGAGAACTGAAGAGCCACTTATTAAGGAAGTATAGTGGTTACCTGAGCAGCCTTAAGCAAGAgttgtcaaagaaaaagaagaaaggaaaactaCCCAAAGAAGCCAGGCAGAAGTTACTTAGCTGGTGGGAGCTGCACTATAAATGGCCGTATCCTTCG GAAACAGAGAAGGTGGCATTGGCTGAATCAACTGGTTTGGACCAAAAGCAGATAAACAACTGGTTCATAAATCAAAGGAAGCGGCACTGGAAACCTTCTGAAGATATGCAATTCATGGTGATGGATGGCCTCCACCCACAGAATGCAGCTCTCTATATGGATGGCCACTACATGGGCGATGGCCCTTACCGTTTAGGACCATAA
- the LOC123228535 gene encoding endo-1,4-beta-xylanase 1: MRRVLACCATGRLSRVRSEQNLPQRSGETMESHQTDNANDDSAVQIKNHTTINSSASSNSNIIMNSDFSMGLHSWHSNCCHGFVVSAESNFPAGTSAKPAGNYAVVTNRSECWQGLEQDITSRVSPGFTYLVSACVGVSGPLQGSADVLATLKLEYRNSQTNYLFIGKTAASTENWEWVEGTFSLSAVPDRAVFYLEGPAPGVDLLIKSVVITCSSPTECKNEGTECVTAVDENIIVNPKFEDGLNNWSGRGCKIVLHDSMADGKIVPLSGKVFASATERTQNWNGIQQEITGRVQRKLAYDVTAVVRIFGNNVTNATVQATLWVQTPNQRDQYIGIANVQATDKDWAQLQGKFLLNGSPARVVIYLEGPPAGTDILVNSLVVSHAEKVPPSPPPVIENPAFGVNIITNSELSGGTNGWFPLGNCTLSVGTGSPHILPPMARESLGPHEPLSGRYILVTKRTQTWMGPAQMITDKLKLFLTYQVSAWVRIGSGATGPQNVNVALGVDNQWVNGGQVEVNDDRWHEIGGSFRIEKQPSKVMVYVQGPAPGVDLMVAGLQIFPVDREARFRHLRRQADKIRKCDVILKFSGGDSSILCGSFLKIKQTQNSFPIGSCMNRSQIDNEDFVDFFTKNFNWAVFGNELKWYWTEPQQGNFNYKDADDMLDLCRTHNIELRGHCIFWEVQATVQSWVQSLNKNDLMTAVQNRLTGLLTRYKGKFSHYDVNNEMLHGSFYQDRLGKDIRANMFKTANQLDPSASLFVNDYHVEDGCDSRSSPEKYIEHILDLQEQGAPLGGIGIQGHIDSPVGPIVCYALDKLGILGLPIWFTELDVSSTNEYVRGDDLEVILREAFAHPAVEGIMLWGFWELFMSRNSAHLVNAEGDINEAGKRFLALKEEWLSQAHGHIDEQEEFSFRGFPGAYTLEIDTIFQKIKKTFVVDKSGSPVVVSIDL; this comes from the exons ATGAGGAGGGTTTTAGCTTGCTGCGCCACAGGTCGACTTTCAAGGGTCCGTTCAGAGCAAAATCTTCCCCAG AGATCCGGAGAAACCATGGAAAGCCACCAGACGGATAATGCCAATGACGATTCTGCAGTGCAG ATTAAAAACCATACTACAATCAATTCAAGTGCCAGCAGCAACTCAAACATCATAATGAACAGTGACTTCTCTATGGGGCTTCATTCCTGGCACTCCAATTGCTGTCATGGTTTTGTTGTTTCAGCTGAATCAAATTTCCCAGCAGGAACATCAGCAAAGCCAGCTGGTAATTATGCTGTTGTTACAAATCGTAGTGAATGCTGGCAGGGATTGGAACAGGATATAACAAGCAGAGTTTCTCCTGGTTTTACTTATTTGGTTTCTGCTTGTGTTGGAGTGTCGGGGCCTCTTCAAGGATCTGCTGATGTCTTGGCAACTTTGAAACTTGAATACCGAAACTCACAGACAAACTATCTGTTTATTGGAAA AACTGCTGCATCAACGGAAAATTGGGAATGGGTGGAAGGCACATTCTCACTATCAGCTGTGCCTGACCGCGCTGTTTTCTATTTGGAAGGGCCTGCACCTGGAGTGGACCTTCTCATAAAATCAGTCGTGATTACCTGTTCCAGCCCTACAGAGTGCAAG AATGAAGGCACAGAGTGTGTCACTGCTGTAGACGAGAACATCATTGTCAACCCCAAATTTGAGGATGGCCTCAATAATTGGTCTGGAAGAGGCTGCAAGATTGTTTTACATGATTCTATGGCAGATGGGAAAATAGTCCCATTATCTGGAAAGGTTTTTGCTTCTGCAACTGAACGCACACAAAACTGGAATGGAATTCAGCAGGAGATTACTGGAAGAGTGCAAAGAAAGCTTGCTTATGACGTTACTGCTGTAGTTCGCATTTTTGGTAACAATGTCACAAATGCTACTGTACAAGCAACTTTATGGGTCCAGACACCAAATCAACGTGATCAGTATATAGGCATTGCCAA TGTGCAGGCAACCGACAAGGATTGGGCACAGTTGCAGGGAAAGTTCCTACTTAATGGATCGCCAGCAAGAGTTGTCATATATTTAGAAGGTCCACCCGCAGGTACAGATATTCTTGTCAATAGCTTGGTTGTAAGTCATGCTGAGAAAGTCCCTCCTTCGCCTCCACCAGTTATTGAG AATCCAGCCTTTGGAGTTAACATAATTACAAACAGTGAACTTAGTGGTGGCACAAATGGATGGTTTCCCCTTGGCAATTGCACTTTAAGTGTTGGAACTGGTTCACCGCATATACTTCCTCCAATGGCAAGGGAGTCCCTTGGACCTCATGAGCCTTTAAGTGGACGCTACATACTTGTGACCAAGCGCACACAAACTTGGATGGGTCCTGCTCAGATGATAACTGATAAATTGAAACTCTTTCTTACATACCAAGTATCTGCTTGGGTTCGAATTGGTTCTGGAGCCACTGGTCCTCAAAATGTGAATGTTGCTCTAGGTGTTGACAACCAATGGGTTAATGGGGGACAAGTAGAGGTTAATGATGACAGGTGGCATGAAATTGGTGGGTCCTTTAGAATTGAGAAGCAACCATCAAAGGTTATGGTTTACGTTCAAGGTCCTGCTCCAGGTGTTGACCTAATGGTTGCTGGGCTTCAGATTTTCCCTGTTGACCGAGAGGCAAGGTTTAGACATTTGAGGAGGCAGGCTGATAAG ATTCGTAAGTGTGATGTCATACTGAAATTCTCTGGAGGGGATTCAAGCATTTTATGTGGCagctttttgaaaattaaacaaacacaaaacagTTTTCCCATTGGATCGTGCATGAACCGATCCCAGATAGACAATgaagattttgttgattttttcactaaaaatttcaattgggCAGTGTTTGGAAATGAATTGAAGTGGTATTGGACTGAGCCACAACAAGGAAACTTCAATTACAAGGATGCCGATGATATGTTAGATTTGTGCCGGACTCACAACATAGAACTCCGAGGCCATTGTATCTTTTGGGAAGTACAGGCCACTGTCCAGTCATGGGTCCAATCACTAAACAAAAATGACTTGATGACAGCTGTTCAAAATCGCTTAACGGGCCTTCTCACACGTTACAAGGGGAAGTTCAGCCACTATGATGTGAACAATGAGATGCTGCATGGATCATTCTACCAAGATAGATTGGGTAAAGATATCCGAGCAAATATGTTTAAGACAGCTAACCAACTAGATCCATCTGCCTCCCTGTTTGTGAATGATTATCATGTTGAGGATGGGTGTGACAGCAGATCATCTCCAGAAAAGTACATTGAACACATTCTTGATCTGCAAGAGCAAGGTGCACCTTTGGGAGGAATTGGAATTCAAGGGCATATCGATAGCCCAGTAGGACCAATTGTTTGTTATGCTTTGGATAAACTAGGTATTCTAGGTCTCCCAATCTGGTTTACTGAGCTTGATGTGTCCTCCACCAATGAATATGTTAGGGGGGATGATCTAGAAGTCATTCTTCGTGAAGCATTTGCCCATCCTGCTGTTGAAGGGATAATGCTGTGGGGATTCTGGGAGTTGTTTATGAGTAGAAACAGTGCACATTTGGTTAACGCTGAGGGTGACATCAATGAAGCTGGCAAAAGATTTCTTGCCCTCAAAGAAGAGTGGCTGTCTCAGGCTCATGGACATATCGATGAGCAAGAAGAATTCAGTTTTCGGGGCTTTCCTGGGGCATACACATTGGAAATAGACACCATCTTTCAGAAGATTAAAAAGACATTTGTGGTTGACAAGAGTGGCTCACCAGTGGTGGTTTCCATTGATCTCTAA
- the LOC123228610 gene encoding EPIDERMAL PATTERNING FACTOR-like protein 2 has product MGCSQNSVYCHRNRHLVMSLLFLSVSSLIQVRFMAEGRAISKLTDAEVSQKRADADNMVISRSMIGSSPPKCERKCSSCKHCEAIQVPVTTQAAHRSRFSAVSYDRGDGVSNYKPMSWKCKCGNLIFNP; this is encoded by the exons ATGGGCTGCTCTCAAAATTCTGTATATTGCCACAGAAACAGACATCTGGTCATGTCCTTGCTCTTCCTCTCTGTTTCAAGCTTGATCCAAGTCAGATTCATGGCTGAAG GTAGAGCAATATCCAAACTAACAGATGCTGAAGTCTCGCAG AAACGAGCGGATGCAGATAACATGGTAATCAGCAGGAGTATGATAGGCTCAAGTCCACCAAAATGTGAGAGAAAGTGCAGCTCCTGTAAGCACTGTGAGGCAATTCAGGTTCCAGTGACAACCCAAGCCGCCCACAGAAGTCGTTTCTCTGCAGTTTCTTATGACAGAGGTGATGGTGTCTCCAACTACAAGCCCATGAGCTGGAAGTGCAAGTGTGGGAATTTGATTTTCAATCCATGA
- the LOC123228964 gene encoding homeobox protein knotted-1-like 2 isoform X1, whose product MEDYNQLNENTTTRGNFLYTSQVLGPNSSAYGRANSSSNVSNQQTQMPISSSIHLQSGNCFQSEAHPIVKTEASSSQLGPKFHYPPMRGHQSQEGSESFNEAEAIKAKIIAHPQYSNLLEAFMDCQKVGAPPEVVARLSAARQEFESRQRSSSSSSRDTSKDPELDQFMEAYYDMLVKYREELTRPIQEAMDFIRRIETQLNVLSNGSVRIFNADEKCEGVGSSEDDQDNSGGETELPEIDPRAEDRELKSHLLRKYSGYLSSLKQELSKKKKKGKLPKEARQKLLSWWELHYKWPYPSETEKVALAESTGLDQKQINNWFINQRKRHWKPSEDMQFMVMDGLHPQNAALYMDGHYMGDGPYRLGP is encoded by the exons ATGGAGGATTATAATCAGCTAAATGAAAACACAACTACAAGGGGAAACTTCTTGTATACTTCTCAAGTTCTTGGACCCAATTCGTCAGCATATGGTCGGGCAAATAGTAGTTCTAACGTGAGTAATCAGCAGACCCAGATGCCTATTAGCAGCAGTATTCATCTTCAATCAGGTAATTGTTTTCAATCTGAAGCACACCCGATCGTCAAAACTGAAGCCAGCAGTTCGCAGCTCGGTCCAAAATTTCACTACCCTCCTATGAGGGGCCATCAATCACAAGAAGGAAGTGAGAGCTTCAACGAAGCTGAAGCTATTAAAGCCAAAATAATAGCCCATCCTCAGTACTCCAACCTTTTGGAAGCTTTCATGGATTGCCAAAAG GTGGGAGCTCCGCCTGAAGTAGTGGCTCGACTATCTGCTGCTAGACAGGAGTTTGAGTCAAGGCAgagatcatcatcatcatcttctcgAGACACTTCCAAAGACCCCGAACTCGATCAGTTTATG GAAGCTTATTACGACATGCTGGTGAAATATCGGGAAGAGCTAACAAGGCCAATACAGGAGGCCATGGATTTCATACGCAGAATTGAAACTCAGCTTAATGTGCTCAGCAATGGCTCGGTGCGGATCTTCAACGCGG ATGAGAAGTGTGAGGGTGTTGGTTCATCAGAGGATGATCAAGACAATAGTGGCGGGGAAACAGAACTTCCAGAAATTGATCCGCGAGCTGAAGACCGAGAACTGAAGAGCCACTTATTAAGGAAGTATAGTGGTTACCTGAGCAGCCTTAAGCAAGAgttgtcaaagaaaaagaagaaaggaaaactaCCCAAAGAAGCCAGGCAGAAGTTACTTAGCTGGTGGGAGCTGCACTATAAATGGCCGTATCCTTCG GAAACAGAGAAGGTGGCATTGGCTGAATCAACTGGTTTGGACCAAAAGCAGATAAACAACTGGTTCATAAATCAAAGGAAGCGGCACTGGAAACCTTCTGAAGATATGCAATTCATGGTGATGGATGGCCTCCACCCACAGAATGCAGCTCTCTATATGGATGGCCACTACATGGGCGATGGCCCTTACCGTTTAGGACCATAA